The following proteins are co-located in the Mesorhizobium sp. M1E.F.Ca.ET.045.02.1.1 genome:
- the moaC gene encoding cyclic pyranopterin monophosphate synthase MoaC → MPALTHISAGGEANMVDVGDKAETTRTAIAEGFVSMRPETLEMILTGDAKKGDVLGTARIAGIMAAKRTHELVPLCHPLLLTKVAVDIEPDRALPGLKVTALARVTGKTGVEMEALTAASVACLTIYDMAKAADRAMVISGIRLVEKTGGKSGDYKSAKSGAGS, encoded by the coding sequence ATGCCCGCCCTCACCCATATCAGCGCCGGCGGCGAGGCCAACATGGTCGATGTCGGCGACAAAGCCGAGACGACGCGCACGGCGATCGCCGAGGGTTTTGTCTCGATGCGGCCGGAGACGCTGGAAATGATCCTGACCGGCGACGCCAAGAAGGGCGACGTGCTGGGAACCGCGCGCATCGCCGGCATCATGGCGGCAAAGCGCACGCATGAGCTCGTTCCGCTCTGCCACCCGCTGCTTCTCACCAAGGTTGCCGTCGACATCGAGCCCGACCGCGCGCTTCCCGGCCTCAAGGTTACCGCGCTTGCGCGCGTCACCGGCAAGACGGGTGTGGAGATGGAGGCGCTGACCGCCGCGTCGGTCGCCTGTCTCACCATCTACGACATGGCCAAGGCGGCGGACCGCGCCATGGTGATTTCCGGCATCAGGCTGGTCGAGAAGACCGGTGGCAAGTCGGGCGACTACAAGTCGGCCAAATCCGGGGCAGGTTCATAA